The following coding sequences lie in one Candidatus Neptunochlamydia sp. REUL1 genomic window:
- a CDS encoding IS630 family transposase, giving the protein MAEYKRLGKPIVYIDESGFAHDMPRTHGYSKIGQRCFGTHDWGAKGRTNAIGALLGTSLLTLALFECNINTDAFSIWAEEDLLPKLPSESILVMDNASFHKSKSMQEKIQAAGHTLEYLPPYSPDLNPIEHKWAQAKSKRRKYQCGIDELFKEHCL; this is encoded by the coding sequence ATCGCAGAATATAAACGTTTGGGAAAGCCAATTGTATATATTGATGAAAGCGGGTTTGCCCATGATATGCCCCGCACCCACGGTTACTCCAAAATAGGACAGCGATGTTTTGGCACTCATGATTGGGGAGCAAAAGGAAGAACAAATGCAATAGGGGCATTACTTGGAACAAGCCTCCTTACACTTGCGTTATTCGAGTGCAATATTAATACAGATGCCTTTTCCATTTGGGCAGAGGAGGACTTGCTACCGAAACTTCCCTCTGAAAGTATTCTGGTTATGGATAATGCTTCATTCCATAAAAGCAAATCTATGCAAGAGAAGATCCAGGCTGCAGGCCATACCTTGGAATATCTTCCTCCCTATTCTCCTGATCTAAACCCTATTGAACACAAGTGGGCACAGGCAAAGTCTAAGCGAAGAAAATATCAATGTGGAATAGACGAACTTTTCAAGGAGCACTGC